One region of Streptomyces capillispiralis genomic DNA includes:
- a CDS encoding succinic semialdehyde dehydrogenase has product MTDAQTRETTGTNPLAPAPEGARTAADVVTPELVAQLTKGVAGSGRTANHTPFTGEKLADLPESTPEDVARAFEAARAAQAVWAQIPVRRRAAVLLRFHDLVLERQAEVLDLIQLETGKARLHAHEEVQAVAVAARHYGRRAAAHLRPKRHAGAVPALTKVTELRHPRGVVGQIAPWNYPLELSVGDALPAFVAGNAVVMKPDTETCLTALWARDLLVEAGLPADVFQVVLGEGPVIGPEVVRHADYVSFTGSTRTGREVAQGAAARLVGVSLELGGKNAMLVLEDADLDKAAAGAVRACFSSAGQLCISIERLYVHESVADAFLERFAARTRALRLGTSLAYGADMGSLVGQRQLDAVTRHVDDAIAKGAKVLAGGTARPDIGPYFYEPTILDGVEAPMSVCAEETFGPVVSVYRFSSDDEAVERANSTPYGLNSSVWTKDARRGRAVAARLRTGTVNINEGYAPAYGSVQSPMGGMKDSGLGRRHGSEGILKYTEAQTVAHQRLLPMAPSLGMDDEKYAAFMSRSLRLMKAFRFR; this is encoded by the coding sequence ATGACGGACGCGCAGACCCGGGAAACCACCGGCACCAACCCCCTCGCCCCCGCCCCGGAGGGCGCCCGCACCGCTGCCGACGTGGTCACGCCGGAGCTGGTCGCGCAGCTCACCAAGGGCGTGGCCGGGTCCGGCCGGACCGCCAACCACACGCCGTTCACCGGCGAGAAGCTGGCCGACCTGCCCGAGTCGACGCCCGAGGACGTGGCGCGGGCCTTCGAGGCGGCCCGTGCCGCGCAGGCCGTGTGGGCGCAGATACCGGTACGGCGGCGCGCCGCCGTCCTGCTCCGCTTCCACGACCTGGTGCTGGAGCGCCAGGCCGAGGTGCTGGACCTGATCCAGCTGGAGACCGGCAAGGCCCGGCTGCACGCCCACGAGGAGGTGCAGGCCGTCGCCGTCGCCGCCCGCCACTACGGCCGCCGGGCCGCCGCCCATCTGCGGCCCAAGCGGCACGCGGGCGCCGTGCCGGCCCTGACGAAGGTCACCGAACTGCGCCACCCGCGCGGTGTGGTCGGCCAGATCGCCCCGTGGAACTACCCCCTCGAACTCTCCGTCGGCGACGCGCTCCCGGCGTTCGTCGCGGGCAACGCGGTCGTGATGAAGCCCGACACGGAGACCTGCCTGACCGCGCTGTGGGCCCGCGACCTCCTCGTCGAGGCCGGGCTGCCCGCCGACGTCTTCCAGGTCGTCCTCGGCGAGGGCCCGGTGATCGGCCCCGAGGTCGTCAGGCACGCCGACTACGTCTCCTTCACCGGCTCCACGCGCACCGGCCGCGAGGTCGCCCAGGGTGCCGCCGCCCGCCTGGTCGGCGTCTCCCTGGAACTCGGCGGCAAGAACGCCATGCTGGTGCTGGAGGACGCCGACCTCGACAAGGCCGCCGCCGGTGCCGTCCGCGCCTGCTTCTCCTCCGCCGGCCAGCTGTGCATCTCCATCGAGCGGCTCTACGTCCACGAGTCGGTCGCGGACGCCTTCCTGGAGCGCTTCGCCGCCCGCACCAGGGCGCTCCGCCTCGGCACGTCCCTCGCCTACGGTGCCGACATGGGCTCCCTGGTCGGGCAGCGCCAGCTGGACGCCGTCACCCGGCACGTCGACGACGCCATCGCCAAGGGCGCCAAGGTGCTCGCGGGCGGCACGGCCCGCCCCGACATCGGCCCCTACTTCTACGAGCCGACCATCCTCGACGGGGTCGAGGCCCCGATGAGCGTCTGCGCGGAGGAGACCTTCGGCCCGGTCGTCTCCGTCTACCGCTTCTCCTCCGACGACGAGGCGGTCGAGCGCGCCAACTCCACGCCGTACGGGCTGAACTCCTCGGTCTGGACGAAGGACGCCCGGCGCGGCCGCGCGGTCGCGGCGCGGCTGCGCACCGGCACGGTGAACATCAACGAGGGGTACGCGCCCGCGTACGGCAGCGTCCAGTCGCCGATGGGCGGCATGAAGGACTCCGGGCTCGGCCGCCGGCACGGCTCCGAGGGCATCCTCAAGTACACCGAGGCCCAGACCGTCGCCCACCAGCGGCTGCTGCCGATGGCCCCCTCGCTCGGCATGGACGACGAGAAGTACGCGGCGTTCATGAGCCGCAGCCTGCGCCTGATGAAGGCGTTCCGCTTCCGCTGA